One genomic region from Arenicella chitinivorans encodes:
- a CDS encoding DUF5694 domain-containing protein: MKNIAANLMILLSLSLNTAAAESDAAQVMMFGTFHFSNPGLDVVKHDEVNVLTHDNQVYLQAMTKRIANEFKPTAVLLECALASQAKVDKEYAAYLKGDYALAVNEIDQVGYRVAKQVGLAQVTCFDEREVQWKAEALHKVMPESNPALQAEFESTVQDLVAEFNALSATLTLGEMLREMNSTQRDLQNKSFYLLTNEVGAMGEGFYGADSAASWWHRNFRMYANVQKIAQPGERVLVLAGQGHTSIMKDLLELDQKRQARSIVPLL, encoded by the coding sequence ATGAAAAACATTGCTGCAAACTTGATGATCCTGCTGAGTTTATCCCTGAATACCGCCGCAGCCGAATCAGACGCTGCACAAGTGATGATGTTTGGTACTTTTCACTTTAGTAACCCTGGTCTGGATGTCGTGAAACACGATGAAGTCAATGTGCTAACGCATGACAATCAGGTCTATCTGCAAGCTATGACCAAACGCATCGCTAATGAATTCAAGCCAACGGCCGTCTTGTTAGAGTGTGCACTGGCGTCACAAGCAAAGGTTGATAAGGAGTATGCGGCATATCTGAAAGGTGACTATGCGCTCGCAGTCAACGAAATTGATCAGGTTGGTTACCGAGTGGCGAAGCAGGTGGGTTTAGCTCAGGTCACATGTTTTGATGAACGAGAGGTGCAGTGGAAAGCAGAGGCTTTACATAAGGTGATGCCAGAGTCGAACCCCGCACTGCAAGCGGAGTTTGAATCCACCGTACAAGACTTGGTGGCTGAATTTAATGCATTGAGCGCCACGCTGACACTGGGCGAGATGCTGCGTGAAATGAACTCCACGCAACGAGATTTGCAGAATAAGAGTTTCTATTTGTTGACCAATGAAGTCGGCGCGATGGGCGAGGGCTTTTACGGCGCCGATTCTGCTGCCAGCTGGTGGCATCGCAACTTTCGTATGTATGCCAACGTGCAAAAAATTGCGCAGCCCGGCGAGCGTGTATTGGTGTTGGCCGGACAAGGTCATACGTCAATTATGAAGGACCTGCTTGAGTTAGATCAGAAACGACAAGCGAGATCAATCGTGCCGCTGTTGTAA
- a CDS encoding sensor histidine kinase: MTTLVVTLTKRLEEDFLRQDFVEERNFILSEHQLDAPLFHRTKNIIIEYLPNQTPHLEPQTQLFQNLEVGQHIQFGVDEHRYIVNIEALDNGRFFHARDVSQIFKRESRFFKIVIGIALLTILISFFLAYSSSRRIVAPLRALTRDIRRTQISKEFQLSNKEFEDRELDEIATVFNEFLHEMSQYLERERALVGMASHELKTPVSVVLGALEVLESQHTVSSSSQHVLRRIESAALEMSDNIDVLLKLSRRDGGLSPQQTHIGSIATGVLDDLKSQYDIDSRVDQNTTDDDSWVDADPVLVKMLLRNLIQNALQHTGGKIQLTLTDKHFEVIDQGSDGSDTRPVFPDTNSGKSVVTSNSGLGLYIVTMICDRLGWSVNVRGNDQGGSSVCVSTGAVDGTGAVVETGTEAKSDRT; the protein is encoded by the coding sequence ATGACGACACTGGTTGTCACCCTCACAAAACGTCTGGAAGAAGACTTTCTACGACAAGATTTTGTCGAAGAACGAAACTTTATCCTGTCCGAGCACCAGCTCGATGCACCATTATTCCATCGCACCAAAAATATTATCATCGAATACCTGCCAAACCAGACACCACACCTCGAACCCCAAACGCAGCTGTTCCAAAACTTGGAAGTTGGCCAACATATTCAGTTTGGCGTCGATGAGCACCGCTATATCGTCAATATTGAAGCGTTGGACAATGGCCGGTTTTTTCATGCCCGAGACGTCTCGCAAATATTTAAACGCGAATCGCGATTTTTCAAAATCGTGATCGGCATCGCCCTGCTGACCATTCTGATCAGTTTCTTTTTGGCGTATTCGAGCAGCCGTCGAATCGTGGCTCCATTGCGTGCCCTTACCCGTGATATCCGACGTACTCAAATCAGCAAAGAGTTTCAACTAAGCAACAAAGAGTTTGAGGACCGTGAACTCGACGAGATTGCCACGGTCTTTAACGAGTTCTTACACGAAATGTCACAATACCTGGAGCGCGAGAGAGCATTGGTCGGCATGGCCAGTCATGAGTTAAAAACACCCGTATCGGTCGTTCTAGGTGCGCTTGAGGTTTTGGAGAGCCAACACACCGTTTCGTCATCAAGTCAGCACGTCTTGAGGCGAATCGAATCGGCAGCTCTCGAAATGAGCGACAACATTGATGTCTTGCTCAAACTCTCACGTCGCGATGGTGGACTGAGCCCGCAGCAAACTCATATCGGCAGCATAGCAACAGGGGTACTGGATGACCTGAAATCACAGTATGACATTGATTCTCGAGTGGACCAAAACACGACGGATGACGACAGCTGGGTCGATGCAGACCCGGTACTGGTCAAGATGTTGCTGCGTAATCTGATCCAGAATGCGCTGCAGCACACCGGCGGAAAGATTCAGCTCACCCTGACTGACAAACACTTTGAAGTCATCGACCAAGGCAGCGACGGAAGTGATACGCGCCCGGTATTCCCGGATACAAACTCGGGCAAGTCGGTGGTTACCTCGAACAGTGGACTAGGCCTGTATATTGTCACCATGATCTGTGACCGGCTCGGCTGGTCGGTGAACGTACGAGGTAATGATCAGGGCGGCTCGTCGGTATGCGTGAGCACTGGGGCTGTGGATGGGACTGGAGCTGTGGTTGAGACTGGGACTGAAGCAAAATCAGACCGAACCTAA
- a CDS encoding response regulator transcription factor: MVKFNGRIRLLVIEDHTALSQNLSEFFGEKRYIIDFAADGLTALHLLATNHYDVVALDLGLPGIGGIEICRRIREDLKSTVPVIIMTAKGEMRSKEEGFKVGADDYLVKPFQLRELQLRIEALHRRSTGAETTEIRADSVQLNLGTLEVSIDGKNPTALSGMGAQIFEIIVRAHPNFVPYKELSEKLWAEREVDVNVLRTHVYSLRKRLQQHFGVNLIKTLHGRGYRLHPPLPND, translated from the coding sequence ATGGTAAAATTTAATGGACGCATCCGGTTGTTGGTGATAGAAGATCACACTGCGCTGTCTCAGAACCTGAGCGAATTTTTCGGCGAAAAACGCTACATCATTGACTTTGCTGCCGATGGGCTGACTGCGCTGCACCTACTGGCGACCAATCATTATGATGTAGTAGCCTTAGACCTGGGGCTGCCTGGGATTGGCGGAATAGAAATCTGCCGCCGGATTCGGGAAGACCTCAAATCGACCGTACCAGTCATCATCATGACGGCCAAAGGTGAAATGCGAAGCAAAGAAGAAGGCTTCAAGGTCGGTGCCGATGATTATCTGGTCAAGCCATTTCAGCTCAGAGAATTGCAATTGCGTATTGAAGCATTACATCGGCGCTCGACGGGTGCAGAAACCACGGAAATTCGTGCGGACAGTGTCCAACTCAACCTCGGCACATTAGAAGTGAGCATTGATGGGAAAAATCCCACCGCATTGTCTGGCATGGGCGCTCAAATCTTCGAGATCATAGTTCGGGCACACCCCAACTTCGTACCGTATAAGGAACTGAGTGAAAAACTTTGGGCCGAACGCGAAGTGGACGTGAACGTACTCCGAACCCACGTCTACTCACTACGAAAACGCTTACAACAACATTTTGGTGTCAATTTGATTAAGACCCTACACGGCCGTGGATATCGCTTGCACCCACCGCTGCCGAATGACTAA
- a CDS encoding TerC family protein, with the protein MFEWITTTEGWIALISLVSLEIVLGIDNLIFISILVGRLPESQRDRARLLGLSLALVMRLMLLIGLFWIMKLTAPIISILGEAISGRDIILIGGGLFLLAKSTLEIHHSLEINHPTATAKPAAAFGIILTQIAIVDVVFSLDSVITAIGMVQHISIMVLAVLTSIVVMMLAAKTIGEFVERNPTIKILALAFLILIGVALIAQGLDLHIPKGYIYFAMAFSLSVELINIRARRNKEVETMQLSRYLEGEPKKH; encoded by the coding sequence TTGTTCGAATGGATCACCACCACCGAAGGGTGGATTGCGCTTATTTCTTTGGTATCGCTGGAGATTGTGCTTGGCATCGACAATCTTATCTTCATCTCGATACTGGTAGGACGTCTGCCCGAATCACAGCGGGACCGCGCACGTTTGCTCGGTTTGAGTCTGGCACTGGTCATGCGATTAATGCTGTTGATTGGTCTGTTTTGGATCATGAAGTTAACCGCGCCCATAATTTCCATTTTAGGCGAGGCGATTTCAGGTCGCGACATTATTCTTATCGGAGGTGGTCTATTTTTGTTGGCCAAGTCGACACTGGAAATTCACCATAGCCTGGAGATTAATCACCCAACCGCGACTGCCAAACCAGCAGCAGCCTTCGGCATTATCCTGACACAAATCGCCATTGTTGATGTTGTATTTTCACTTGATTCGGTCATCACCGCGATCGGCATGGTCCAACACATCTCAATCATGGTGTTGGCGGTACTGACGTCCATCGTGGTAATGATGCTAGCAGCCAAAACCATTGGTGAATTTGTCGAACGCAACCCAACCATCAAAATCTTAGCACTGGCATTTCTGATACTGATTGGCGTTGCGTTAATCGCGCAGGGGCTAGATCTGCACATACCCAAAGGGTACATCTACTTCGCGATGGCGTTTTCCTTAAGCGTAGAATTGATCAACATTCGAGCACGCCGTAATAAAGAGGTCGAAACGATGCAACTAAGTCGCTACTTGGAGGGCGAACCCAAAAAGCACTAA
- a CDS encoding TolC family protein: MGTTCSFVRHGAIALVSSFAVISSASAGPLESAIASELARELENSAQTYQHQAMEARVKAARADLFPAVKLKGIEARRHESVRAVESSLIRDGENTFDNSRFTASISQPIFDKEIYGQIAEAKAYTKFSQDALALEKSEIAETFLTAYLAIAKGKELRESYGRSVSLLAQEKQRATKKLEANLITVRELNSINAMLLNTQKNREFYNSTTARSRSYLDSRLVGGAEAVPVIDSRSNFAGLAAPSEPVTGGAMMDADVISLRTDIELLNARESTERAKRLPKVSLVAQYEYDDAAETVFGGPNQIEDYEVGIQLEWKLFRGGQSRHKISEINALRNAKQARLNKMLATAEGGLELQVSAFEQAKRRLELEQEVMRYREELNSASDSAYQAGKEGLMDYIGAQLQLEDSRRAVISAKYDLLDQYVRMHSLAATLLDQAVPEIDGYFN, from the coding sequence ATGGGTACAACATGCTCGTTCGTTCGACACGGCGCCATCGCGCTCGTTTCTTCTTTTGCCGTAATTTCATCTGCCAGCGCGGGGCCATTGGAGTCTGCTATTGCATCTGAGCTGGCGCGTGAGCTCGAAAATTCGGCTCAGACTTATCAGCACCAAGCCATGGAGGCGCGAGTGAAGGCAGCCCGTGCGGATTTATTCCCAGCGGTCAAACTCAAGGGCATTGAAGCCCGGCGCCACGAATCTGTGCGCGCAGTGGAGTCAAGCTTGATCCGCGATGGCGAAAACACCTTTGACAACTCGCGTTTTACTGCATCGATCTCACAACCAATTTTTGATAAAGAGATTTATGGCCAAATCGCCGAGGCCAAAGCCTACACCAAATTCAGTCAAGATGCCTTGGCACTGGAAAAATCCGAAATCGCCGAAACGTTTTTGACGGCCTATCTGGCAATTGCCAAAGGGAAAGAGCTGCGTGAGTCTTACGGACGTTCCGTTTCACTACTGGCGCAAGAAAAGCAGCGAGCTACTAAAAAGCTAGAGGCAAACCTGATCACAGTACGTGAATTGAACTCGATCAATGCGATGCTGTTGAATACCCAAAAGAATCGAGAATTCTATAATTCAACCACAGCCCGCAGCCGCTCGTATCTGGATTCCCGTTTAGTTGGAGGAGCGGAAGCAGTCCCAGTGATCGATAGTCGATCGAACTTTGCCGGTTTGGCTGCACCCTCTGAGCCTGTTACTGGCGGCGCCATGATGGATGCCGATGTCATTAGTTTGCGTACCGACATCGAGTTGCTGAATGCGCGGGAGTCAACAGAGCGTGCGAAGCGTTTACCGAAAGTAAGCTTGGTGGCACAGTATGAATACGATGATGCTGCCGAAACGGTGTTTGGGGGTCCCAATCAAATCGAAGACTACGAAGTTGGCATTCAGCTCGAATGGAAATTATTTCGCGGCGGTCAATCACGCCATAAAATCAGTGAAATTAACGCCCTCAGAAACGCCAAGCAAGCACGTTTAAATAAGATGCTGGCGACTGCTGAAGGCGGCTTGGAACTGCAAGTGAGTGCCTTTGAACAGGCTAAGCGTCGACTTGAGTTAGAGCAAGAGGTCATGCGTTACCGAGAAGAGCTCAACAGCGCGAGCGACAGCGCTTATCAAGCGGGCAAAGAAGGCTTGATGGACTATATTGGCGCACAGCTGCAATTAGAAGACAGCCGTCGTGCCGTGATCTCAGCAAAGTACGATTTACTAGATCAGTACGTCCGCATGCACAGTCTGGCTGCCACCCTGTTAGATCAAGCCGTGCCGGAGATTGACGGATATTTCAATTAA
- a CDS encoding HlyD family secretion protein: MQKIRIVISILLITVSLWALFLPPVFPSSAHAVVNAKTYQLTASSSGVVSNLFITERQSIEAGEVAVEIKQDQALILDEINALSSDVKQTEEELMAVSEALNDQGAANTEMRRRELVQIDAEIALAKQRLSDAKSMAALAVQNERQHASLLDSKVITLAEFQATKTANMEARTLVNETEAALERAKISRAQIKAQNQAASNTWSGSEILDPMQQSLTLRKSVLQAELNAAQRKITQLQATLAAGAAHSQSAPIDGLVWKLNVITGQPVARNAPILSVAHPGSVFVEAYLARHFLDAVAVGDHAVIYLNKGNKLYNGTVKSIMALEDGGADGEDSAIASVSPGNFSIKLTIAITDGDILLSDIGRLGKVIITSSEPSIAEKIMVALSIALRTNA; the protein is encoded by the coding sequence ATGCAAAAAATTCGAATCGTTATTTCGATCCTCCTAATCACAGTGTCTCTCTGGGCACTGTTTTTGCCGCCGGTATTTCCTTCCAGCGCGCACGCCGTGGTCAATGCGAAAACTTATCAGCTAACGGCATCGTCATCAGGTGTCGTCAGCAACTTATTCATCACTGAGCGCCAATCCATCGAGGCTGGTGAAGTGGCGGTGGAGATCAAACAGGATCAAGCGCTCATTCTGGATGAAATTAACGCGCTCAGCTCGGATGTCAAGCAAACCGAAGAAGAGTTGATGGCGGTCAGTGAGGCGCTCAACGATCAGGGTGCAGCGAATACCGAGATGCGCCGGCGAGAACTTGTCCAAATTGATGCGGAGATCGCATTGGCGAAACAGCGTTTGAGTGATGCGAAAAGCATGGCTGCCTTAGCGGTTCAAAATGAGCGCCAACACGCGAGCCTGCTTGACAGTAAGGTGATTACACTGGCGGAATTTCAGGCTACTAAAACAGCCAATATGGAAGCGCGCACGTTGGTGAATGAGACTGAAGCCGCTCTTGAACGCGCGAAAATATCACGAGCCCAGATTAAGGCGCAAAACCAGGCCGCCAGCAATACCTGGAGTGGATCGGAGATACTGGATCCAATGCAGCAATCGCTAACGCTTCGTAAGTCTGTGCTGCAGGCGGAATTGAATGCCGCCCAGCGCAAAATTACACAATTACAAGCCACATTGGCTGCCGGCGCTGCGCACTCACAGTCGGCCCCGATTGATGGTCTGGTCTGGAAACTGAACGTGATTACCGGGCAACCTGTGGCGCGTAATGCACCGATATTGTCGGTGGCGCATCCCGGTAGTGTGTTCGTGGAAGCCTATCTTGCGCGCCATTTTTTGGATGCAGTCGCGGTCGGCGACCACGCGGTAATCTATCTCAACAAGGGTAACAAGCTGTACAACGGCACCGTGAAATCGATCATGGCATTGGAGGATGGCGGTGCCGACGGCGAAGACTCCGCCATAGCGTCGGTCTCTCCGGGTAATTTCAGTATCAAACTCACGATCGCGATTACTGACGGCGATATTCTGCTTAGTGACATCGGGCGGTTAGGCAAAGTGATTATTACCAGCTCTGAGCCGTCGATCGCGGAAAAAATCATGGTGGCCCTGAGTATTGCGCTCAGGACCAACGCTTAG
- a CDS encoding glycosyltransferase has product MAQLYPGVLANLLLVLGLVILYKSAHRQHRMVRLLIAILFVVVNVRYLNWRYTQTLPTFDFSLESIWMHTFYLFEALSAILLNWHFFVLVAPTNRSAEADRWEEILRGQKELPDVDILIPTFNEPPEMLIDTIRAAKSVQYPNFKVWVLDDGNRDWLRDMASEQGVGYIRREQRINFKAGNLNHALKLISGEVVCVVDSDFQLHANFLWRTVGMLNEPKMALIQTPQIYRNSDAIQHNLGGEFAWTEAQCTFSDVMQPGRDRWDNAFCYGTSFVVLRSALDKIGGFSTETVSEDLATSYQLIAEGYKVRYLNEPLSHGLATQDIVAFVKQRARWCRGTMQCLLSPHGVLRNRSLSIVDRLFFLDPVLYHIGSLWTLMLLLSPAVYWWLGIAPFYTDFGHLLVVLAPRILLVTLGFYWLSYGKTIPIVSEVGRIVGIFQLCKGVFATLLNPFNQEFSVTLKSKEATDTVVYWNLMLPLIGIAVLTLTGFLARYLGFMNDDVLWRTDFGLMISLTVYTLWLLYLSSLACVQRPMVINPHVSRIGSVKKSIKQLALRLF; this is encoded by the coding sequence ATGGCACAATTGTATCCCGGTGTGTTAGCCAACTTGCTCTTGGTTCTCGGTTTGGTCATTCTGTACAAATCAGCCCATCGTCAACACCGTATGGTGAGGCTGTTAATCGCCATCCTGTTTGTGGTAGTCAATGTGCGCTACTTGAACTGGCGCTACACACAGACTTTGCCGACATTCGACTTCTCGTTAGAGAGCATTTGGATGCATACCTTTTACTTGTTCGAGGCGCTCTCGGCCATTCTGCTCAATTGGCATTTTTTCGTTTTAGTCGCGCCAACGAATCGTAGCGCTGAGGCTGATCGTTGGGAAGAGATTTTGCGCGGCCAGAAGGAACTGCCTGACGTGGATATCTTGATTCCAACCTTCAATGAGCCGCCTGAGATGTTGATAGACACGATTCGGGCGGCCAAATCAGTGCAGTACCCAAACTTTAAGGTCTGGGTGCTAGACGATGGAAACCGTGATTGGCTGCGCGATATGGCGAGTGAGCAAGGTGTTGGTTATATCCGACGCGAGCAGCGTATCAATTTCAAGGCGGGTAATTTAAACCACGCTCTAAAGTTGATTTCAGGTGAGGTTGTGTGTGTGGTCGACTCTGATTTTCAATTACACGCCAATTTTCTCTGGCGTACCGTCGGGATGCTCAATGAGCCAAAAATGGCATTGATTCAAACCCCGCAAATTTACCGCAACTCAGACGCCATACAACATAATCTAGGTGGTGAATTCGCCTGGACTGAAGCGCAGTGTACTTTTTCAGACGTCATGCAGCCGGGCCGAGACCGCTGGGACAATGCGTTTTGCTATGGAACCAGTTTTGTTGTCCTGCGCAGCGCATTGGACAAGATTGGTGGATTTTCTACCGAGACGGTGTCAGAAGACCTCGCGACTTCGTATCAGTTGATTGCTGAAGGCTATAAAGTGCGTTACCTCAACGAACCACTGAGTCATGGTCTCGCGACCCAGGACATCGTCGCGTTCGTAAAACAGCGCGCGCGCTGGTGTAGGGGTACGATGCAATGTTTATTGTCACCACATGGTGTGTTGCGCAACCGATCACTCTCGATCGTAGATCGGCTGTTTTTTCTGGACCCGGTGCTGTATCACATCGGCAGTTTGTGGACGTTGATGTTGTTGCTCTCGCCAGCGGTGTATTGGTGGCTTGGTATTGCCCCGTTCTACACGGATTTTGGGCATTTACTGGTCGTGTTAGCGCCTAGGATCTTATTGGTGACACTCGGTTTTTATTGGTTGAGCTACGGCAAAACAATTCCCATTGTTTCTGAAGTCGGTCGCATAGTGGGTATATTCCAGTTATGTAAGGGCGTCTTTGCCACGTTGTTGAATCCGTTTAACCAAGAGTTTTCGGTTACGCTAAAGTCCAAGGAGGCCACCGACACGGTTGTGTATTGGAATTTAATGCTTCCGTTGATTGGTATCGCTGTGCTGACTCTGACCGGCTTTTTGGCACGCTATCTCGGTTTCATGAATGACGATGTTCTGTGGCGAACTGACTTTGGTTTGATGATCTCACTCACGGTCTACACGCTCTGGTTGTTGTATCTCTCATCTCTGGCCTGTGTTCAACGGCCTATGGTGATCAATCCGCATGTGAGCCGAATTGGCAGTGTCAAAAAGTCGATAAAGCAGCTCGCGCTGAGGCTGTTTTAG
- a CDS encoding right-handed parallel beta-helix repeat-containing protein: protein MISAPGHAATITVTSQSDTDTAGCTLREAIISLNLETLENGCANMADGFGVADSVVFDPVVFHTMGITNIVLDDSKGPLSIVAGKNVAINGLGVDAIAVDGDEETRIFDVSGSILSISDISLTRGSTATRGGAVLVSGGGSLSLTNANVTASQAGVSGGGIAIEGGSAVTLLNVEISQNSAAGQGLVNLDPTGGLLVDDTSSAWLSESTVSSNDSVGISVSENAQLTLIDSEVSQNTGEGIVLRGISELEATPSNPVVFCSATVTNSKINTNVGGGVFSNYCNLDLTNLIVTDNGGSGVFASSATTISLRNSEVSNNGMGGIIGVGRSSASTGGLYPAAPVSLSIVNTTISGNSGGSGLDVTDGSVFLASSTISKNAANQGGGLRIGSLGSVQMANTILSGNVAQNTGAEVYMSGYSGFTSLGSNIIGSASKPYEESVSGPSADQFVLVNEDFNAAVDGEFAAFSSELFGALEDNACQSSVGVSGSSECAKTHGLLKGSLAIDTGNATHCGTGTPVIIDQRGESRLGGACDIGAFEGVITSGHLSEQGLRFVIPVNGKAVNIEL from the coding sequence ATGATTTCTGCACCGGGCCATGCCGCAACAATCACTGTTACAAGTCAGTCTGACACTGATACAGCAGGCTGCACGCTTAGAGAAGCCATCATATCTTTGAACTTAGAGACCTTAGAGAATGGCTGCGCGAATATGGCAGACGGTTTTGGCGTAGCAGATAGTGTCGTCTTTGATCCCGTGGTTTTTCATACGATGGGAATCACGAATATTGTATTGGATGATTCCAAAGGTCCTCTCAGTATCGTAGCTGGAAAGAATGTCGCGATTAATGGCTTAGGTGTTGACGCGATCGCTGTTGACGGTGATGAGGAAACACGAATCTTCGATGTATCTGGCAGTATTCTTAGTATTTCGGATATATCACTTACTCGTGGAAGCACTGCTACTCGAGGCGGAGCTGTATTGGTATCCGGAGGCGGGAGTCTGAGTTTGACAAATGCCAACGTGACTGCAAGTCAAGCGGGCGTCAGTGGCGGCGGTATCGCGATTGAAGGTGGGAGCGCGGTAACATTGCTCAACGTCGAGATATCGCAGAACAGTGCGGCTGGTCAAGGCTTGGTGAATTTAGATCCAACTGGGGGGCTTCTTGTTGATGATACCTCTTCGGCTTGGTTAAGTGAGTCGACCGTCTCATCAAATGACTCTGTCGGAATTTCAGTGTCGGAAAATGCGCAATTGACACTTATAGATTCGGAAGTCTCGCAGAATACTGGTGAGGGTATTGTGTTAAGAGGTATCAGTGAGCTTGAGGCCACGCCGTCAAATCCTGTGGTTTTTTGCAGTGCTACCGTTACCAATTCTAAGATTAACACTAACGTAGGGGGCGGAGTCTTTTCCAACTATTGTAACCTAGATTTGACGAATTTAATCGTAACCGACAATGGCGGATCGGGCGTCTTCGCGAGTAGTGCAACTACAATTTCCTTGCGGAACAGTGAGGTCTCAAATAATGGGATGGGAGGCATCATCGGGGTAGGGCGTTCCTCTGCTAGTACTGGTGGCCTTTACCCCGCAGCACCAGTTAGTCTTTCAATTGTGAACACCACAATCTCTGGTAACTCCGGTGGTAGTGGGCTCGACGTCACTGATGGTAGTGTGTTCCTTGCTAGTAGCACGATCAGCAAAAATGCAGCTAATCAAGGCGGTGGGCTACGAATCGGGAGTCTGGGCAGCGTGCAGATGGCAAACACAATACTGTCAGGAAATGTTGCACAAAATACAGGTGCAGAAGTGTATATGTCTGGTTATAGCGGGTTTACCAGCTTGGGGTCAAACATCATTGGAAGCGCATCTAAACCCTATGAAGAGTCAGTTAGCGGGCCGAGTGCGGATCAGTTTGTCCTAGTCAATGAGGACTTTAATGCTGCCGTAGATGGTGAGTTTGCTGCATTCAGTTCGGAGCTCTTTGGGGCACTCGAAGACAATGCATGTCAGAGCTCTGTTGGCGTGTCTGGATCAAGCGAGTGTGCCAAAACTCATGGGTTATTGAAAGGAAGTTTGGCAATTGATACAGGTAATGCGACTCATTGTGGCACAGGTACCCCGGTAATCATTGATCAACGTGGGGAATCAAGGCTCGGTGGAGCGTGTGATATTGGCGCCTTCGAGGGGGTTATCACTTCAGGCCATTTATCTGAACAGGGGTTGCGGTTCGTTATCCCTGTTAACGGCAAAGCTGTGAATATCGAGTTATAA
- a CDS encoding FkbM family methyltransferase yields the protein MATNTNHEQYLRDVIPAVLSVTTGAVFDVGVNRGQTLLKLLEISTDIDYHGFEPQVGALYGVQYFLNQNKLNNFKVYPVALGLSNTVCTIKSLDPKLVGQLSSPVASMIDGFRPEEFYNFETSIVVVKGDEIVESLEIDKLGLIKIDVEGAELEVVAGLEHSIRRLRPIILFEVLHHFIAVSKQALDDETKLFRTKRILELEALIRSFGYRILQIIGNAELCEVDKIRPKEVNELSTTDYLAVPAEKVHDIARALSKTRKVSLLDSTAP from the coding sequence ATGGCAACGAATACTAACCATGAACAATATTTGAGAGATGTGATCCCTGCCGTGTTGAGCGTGACTACTGGGGCAGTATTTGACGTGGGTGTTAACCGTGGTCAAACTTTATTGAAGCTACTCGAAATATCAACCGATATCGATTATCACGGGTTCGAGCCTCAAGTTGGTGCTTTATATGGCGTACAGTATTTCTTAAATCAAAATAAGCTGAATAACTTTAAGGTTTATCCAGTTGCGTTGGGCTTGTCAAATACGGTCTGTACAATAAAGTCTCTTGACCCCAAGCTAGTTGGGCAGTTATCATCACCGGTCGCATCTATGATCGATGGCTTCCGGCCCGAAGAATTTTATAACTTTGAAACGTCAATTGTCGTTGTGAAAGGAGATGAAATTGTTGAATCGCTGGAGATCGACAAACTGGGGCTTATCAAGATTGATGTTGAGGGGGCTGAGTTGGAAGTGGTTGCTGGTCTCGAACACAGTATTCGAAGACTTAGACCAATAATTTTGTTTGAAGTGTTGCATCATTTTATTGCAGTGAGCAAGCAAGCTTTGGATGATGAGACGAAACTGTTTCGTACAAAACGAATTCTTGAATTGGAGGCCCTGATTCGTTCATTTGGTTACAGAATTTTGCAAATTATTGGGAACGCCGAGTTGTGTGAAGTTGATAAGATCAGACCCAAGGAAGTAAATGAGCTATCCACAACTGATTATCTCGCAGTGCCAGCTGAGAAGGTGCATGATATTGCAAGGGCCTTAAGCAAAACACGAAAAGTATCGCTGTTGGATAGTACCGCGCCTTAA